One stretch of Eupeodes corollae chromosome 2, idEupCoro1.1, whole genome shotgun sequence DNA includes these proteins:
- the LOC129946471 gene encoding peptidoglycan-recognition protein LA isoform X2, translating to MKLLLKVNSEKRRNTQRNRSPQPPLRERITHNRHTASATSVQTLSTSSKILFAFILIVLIIIGFIAYLELRHNNKNETKREILFGNNYDTGTFPNLGNGHLVVDREQWGTSEQTKNLTYPLSHPIPYVMITHVGVQSTPCYNIYKCSIKMRTLQDSSIAEKGLPDISSNFYVGNDGNIYVGRGWDYANTYANHSLSVTFMGDYIRHIPDERQLDAVKYLLAYGITNKHLAIDYKLVAQNQTKSTRSPGLNVYKEIIKWPHWYPCGMDGNPRCGVELGMSGTWNGTM from the exons GTATCACGCACAATCGTCACACCGCCTCAGCAACCTCCGTTCAAACATTATCGACTtcatctaaaatattatttgcatttATTCTGATTGTTCTGATAATAATTGGATTTATAGCTTACCTAGAGCTACGccacaacaataaaaatgaaacaaagcgTGAAATTTTATTTGGCAATAATTATGATACAGGAAcat TTCCGAACTTAGGAAATGGACATCTTGTGGTAGATAGGGAACAATGGGGTACATCGGAGCAAACTAAAAATCTAACATATCCTCTAAGTCATCCAATACCGTATGTGATGATAACACATGTGGGAGTGCAATCAACTCCATGTTATAACATTTATAAATGTTCCATTAAAATGCGTACTTTACAAGATTCTTCAATTGCCGAAAAAGGATTGCCAGATATATCTTCTAATTTCTAT gtTGGCAACGATGGTAACATTTATGTTGGACGGGGCTGGGACTATGCCAATACTTATGCAAATCACTCACTATCAGTCACCTTCATGGGTGACTATATTCGTCATATTCCAGACGAGAGACAGCTCGATGCAGTCAAGTATCTACTTGCTTACGGAATAACCAATAAGCACTTGGCAATCGATTATAAATTGGTAGCACAAAATCAG ACAAAATCGACTCGAAGCCCCGGCTTAAATGTTTATAAGGAGATTATCAAATGGCCACACTGGTATCCATGTGGAATGGATGGCAATCCGCGTTGTGGAGTTGAACTTGGTATGTCAGGGACTTGGAATGGCACAATGTAG